A genomic region of Sarcophilus harrisii chromosome 6, mSarHar1.11, whole genome shotgun sequence contains the following coding sequences:
- the SLC22A20P gene encoding solute carrier family 22 member 20, with product MAFTELLDTLGGVGRFQMLYMALLLFPCSLLACHNFLQNFTAAVPLHHCRGHANETGGTNATEEGWWRASIPADRHQRPEPCLRFVRPQWELLDPNATVDDVATEGCEDGWTYDRSVFPSTIVTEWDLVCDSRPRRDLAQTIYMAGVLVGAAVFGSVADRWGRKAPLMCSYLQLAVAGACTAYFSSFEVYCVFRFLTGMTFSGIILNSLSLVVEWMPTQGRTVAGALLGYAFTLGQILLAGVAYLVRSWRWLQFTVSAPFLVIFLYSWWLPESSRWLLLHGKSHLAIQNLRKVARLNGKREEGQRLTKEVVSTYMQNESSVGRPSSSVLDLFRTPAIRKVTCCLMVVWFSNSLAYYGLAMDLQKFGLSIYLVQVMFGVIDIPAMLVSTTTMIYVGRRATVASFLILAGFMVIANMFVPEDMQTLRTAQAALGKGCLASSFISVYLFAGELYPTQVRQMGMGFVSVNARLGGMAAPLVSMLEEYHPILPPVIFGATAIFAGVAICFLMETRNLPLVETIEAMERRAKGCLSQKVTEEKSEEISLQPIGVSSHIKETI from the exons ATGGCCTTCACCGAGCTGCTGGACACCCTGGGTGGGGTGGGCCGCTTCCAGATGCTATACATGGCCCTGCTCCTGTTCCCCTGCTCCCTTCTAGCTTGCCACAATTTCCTCCAGAACTTCACGGCCGCTGTGCCCCTGCACCACTGCCGGGGCCACGCCAACGAGACCGGAGGCACCAATGCCACAGAGGAGGGCTGGTGGCGGGCGTCCATCCCCGCGGACCGGCACCAGAGGCCGGAGCCCTGCCTGCGCTTTGTCCGGCCTCAGTGGGAGCTGCTGGACCCCAACGCCACAGTCGATGACGTGGCCACCGAGGGCTGTGAGGATGGGTGGACCTACGACCGCAGTGTCTTTCCCTCCACCATTGTGACCGAG TGGGATCTGGTGTGCGATTCAAGGCCCAGGAGGGACCTGGCTCAGACAATCTACATGGCGGGAGTGCTGGTGGGGGCGGCTGTGTTTGGCAGTGTGGCAGACAG GTGGGGCCGGAAGGCTCCCCTTATGTGCTCCTACCTGCAGCTTGCCGTGGCCGGGGCCTGCACAGCCTACTTCAGCTCCTTCGAGGTCTACTGCGTGTTTCGCTTTCTGACGGGCATGACCTTCTCTGGAATCATTCTCAACTCCCTTTCTCTGG TTGTGGAGTGGATGCCCACCCAAGGGCGCACGGTGGCAGGAGCCCTGCTGGGTTATGCCTTCACCCTGGGGCAGATCCTGCTGGCGGGAGTTGCCTACCTGGTCCGGTCTTGGCGATGGCTGCAGTTTACTGTCTCTGCCCCCTTCTTGGTCATCTTCCTGTACTCTTG GTGGCTGCCCGAATCCTCCCGCTGGCTCCTCCTCCACGGAAAGTCCCATCTAGCCATCCAGAACCTGCGCAAAGTGGCCAGGCTAaatggaaaaagggaggaagggcagCGACTCACTAAGGAG GTGGTGAGTACCTACATGCAGAATGAGTCTTCAGTGGGTCGGCCCTCCAGCTCTGTCCTGGACCTCTTTAGGACCCCAGCCATTCGTAAGGTCACTTGCTGCCTCATGGTTGTCTG GTTCTCCAATTCCTTGGCTTACTATGGCCTGGCCATGGACCTCCAGAAGTTTGGGCTCAGCATTTACCTGGTCCAGGTGATGTTCGGGGTCATTGACATCCCGGCCATGCTGGTCTCCACCACCACGATGATTTATGTGGGGCGCCGGGCCACTGTGGCTTCGTTCCTCATCCTGGCCGGATTCATGGTGATCGCCAACATGTTTGTCCCAGAAG ACATGCAAACCCTGAGGACGGCCCAGGCGGCCCTGGGGAAGGGCTGTCTGGCCAGCTCCTTCATCTCTGTGTACCTCTTTGCAGGGGAGCTGTACCCGACGCAGGTCAG GCAGATGGGCATGGGATTCGTCTCCGTGAATGCCCGCTTGGGTGGCATGGCGGCCCCACTGGTCTCCATGTTGGAAGAGTACCATCCCATCCTGCCCCCCGTAATCTTTGGGGCTACCGCCATCTTCGCCGGGGTGGCAATCTGCTTCCTCATGGAGACCCGCAACTTGCCCTTGGTGGAGACCATCGAAGCAATGGAGAGAAG